A stretch of the Bradyrhizobium arachidis genome encodes the following:
- a CDS encoding enoyl-CoA hydratase/isomerase family protein → MIDTTSVITEKRGQALWITINRPEKRNALNGDVIAGIARGYRDAHDDKDIRIIVLTGAGDKAFCAGADLQNSGAAFAMDYAKPNVDYADLLRLSQNATKPAIARVGGVCMAGGMGLLCMTDMAVAADQVIFGLPEVKVGVFPMQVLSLLQNIAPPRLVNEWALTGEPFDARAAQAAGLLNYVVPAAELDAKVDWLISRIVDKSPTAIRRGKYAMRAIASMSFDESIAYTESQIALLALTEDAKEGLRAFSEKRKPSWPGR, encoded by the coding sequence ATGATCGATACGACCAGCGTCATCACCGAAAAGCGCGGGCAGGCGCTTTGGATCACGATCAACCGGCCGGAGAAGCGCAATGCGCTCAATGGCGACGTGATCGCCGGCATCGCCCGGGGCTATCGCGATGCGCATGACGACAAGGACATCCGCATCATCGTGCTGACGGGGGCAGGCGACAAGGCGTTCTGCGCCGGCGCGGATCTGCAGAATTCCGGCGCGGCCTTCGCGATGGACTATGCGAAACCCAATGTCGACTATGCCGATCTGTTGCGGCTGTCGCAGAATGCGACCAAGCCGGCGATCGCCCGCGTCGGCGGCGTCTGCATGGCCGGCGGCATGGGGCTGTTGTGCATGACAGACATGGCGGTCGCGGCCGACCAGGTCATCTTCGGCCTGCCGGAGGTCAAGGTCGGCGTGTTTCCGATGCAGGTGCTGAGCCTGCTGCAGAACATCGCGCCGCCGCGCCTCGTCAACGAATGGGCGCTCACCGGCGAGCCGTTCGACGCCCGTGCAGCGCAAGCCGCGGGCCTGCTCAACTACGTCGTGCCGGCGGCCGAACTCGACGCAAAGGTCGACTGGCTGATCTCCCGCATTGTCGACAAATCCCCGACCGCGATCCGCCGCGGCAAATACGCGATGCGGGCGATCGCCTCGATGTCCTTTGACGAGAGCATTGCCTACACCGAGAGCCAGATCGCGCTCTTGGCGCTGACCGAGGACGCCAAGGAGGGGTTGCGGGCGTTCAGCGAGAAGCGCAAGCCGTCATGGCCGGGGCGGTGA
- a CDS encoding glycosyltransferase family 77 protein yields MNGLPGTMTTPIVAMLCTRGMEAFLSNALSGMLRAGIAPGQVLVACPPNAEDGVRRAVSEHSLDIAVLPDASLPATADDQYAGFGSAEFSDISWAKIALIRRLVDAHEHIVYADLDIGWLRNPLPYLAEVARQYPIAFQTEGLPRFPPAICCGLISLRRSDRTIELLDTLLVQSRQSDHGKRIDDQAACQQLIARDATWLKDIYFLPEALFVNGLGYPLLQHAVAPVAMEHELQPYLFHANWTVGLESKRKLLAAVHCWFVDDGATSDMATPAPAAGAPIVAVLYPVFDVRGDVADHVRAWIDRQVQIAPKHFQIIVAASTETAIDEAALRRVLRPWDLLVRVPNARQDTELWNAAASAATAPWLLFVEAHGRPESDALAALTAWIAANPDKRACNFQIRNPDDYRVARLMKRWFAQIQQGWVQPTTWRRLHRTAYALRRDVFDRVGPLDRFGQFGPPLLSARLHQRNIAIATLPNSGLLHEDSPDITVHIDDTADYVRGELAARTAASDAEFFETYFGPSPFHGTNPIVPAGAALRLARGLLAAAWRQPGAAASLLRQALRLLPSLVPLRVRQAWLTAMIRLDAFLLMRLPLSGALTWTLFRDSHGYIVRAEQMKWMASNALPPLVESQDIGAVALTRHAITSLHALEYVGGTPLRWTHPACLLRLAAGRKVTVKLETRNLRPGLAAHHLQAVALGGKPATIEVDADGRAWLRVETPSTASGIADLVLIAPELVEPAVAGEPGRRLGLPLFGVSVEFG; encoded by the coding sequence ATGAATGGCCTCCCCGGCACAATGACGACGCCCATTGTCGCGATGCTCTGCACGCGCGGCATGGAGGCGTTCCTGTCGAATGCGCTGTCGGGCATGCTGCGGGCGGGCATTGCGCCCGGTCAGGTCCTGGTCGCCTGCCCGCCGAACGCCGAGGACGGCGTCCGGCGCGCGGTGTCCGAGCATTCCCTTGATATCGCCGTGCTGCCGGATGCGTCGCTGCCGGCTACGGCCGACGACCAGTATGCCGGGTTCGGCTCGGCGGAGTTCAGCGATATCTCCTGGGCCAAGATCGCGCTCATCCGGCGCCTGGTCGACGCGCACGAGCACATCGTCTACGCCGATCTCGACATCGGCTGGCTGCGCAATCCGCTGCCCTATCTCGCAGAGGTAGCGCGGCAATATCCGATCGCATTCCAGACCGAAGGGCTGCCGCGATTTCCGCCCGCTATCTGCTGCGGGCTCATCTCACTGCGCCGGTCGGATCGAACGATCGAGCTCCTCGACACGCTGCTCGTGCAAAGCCGTCAGAGCGATCACGGCAAGCGGATCGACGATCAGGCCGCCTGTCAGCAGCTCATCGCCCGCGACGCGACTTGGCTGAAGGACATCTACTTCCTGCCGGAAGCGCTGTTCGTCAACGGCCTCGGCTATCCCCTCTTGCAGCATGCGGTCGCGCCGGTCGCGATGGAGCATGAGCTCCAGCCGTATCTGTTCCACGCCAACTGGACAGTCGGCCTCGAGAGCAAACGCAAGCTGCTCGCCGCAGTGCATTGCTGGTTCGTTGACGACGGCGCGACGTCCGACATGGCCACGCCCGCGCCGGCGGCCGGCGCACCCATCGTTGCGGTGCTCTATCCCGTGTTCGACGTGCGCGGCGACGTCGCCGATCACGTTCGCGCCTGGATCGATCGTCAGGTGCAGATTGCACCAAAGCATTTTCAGATCATCGTCGCCGCGAGCACCGAAACGGCAATCGATGAGGCCGCATTGCGACGCGTGCTTCGTCCCTGGGACCTGCTCGTGAGAGTCCCCAATGCCCGCCAGGACACCGAGCTCTGGAACGCCGCTGCAAGTGCTGCAACCGCGCCGTGGCTCCTGTTCGTCGAGGCGCATGGCCGACCGGAAAGCGACGCGCTGGCGGCACTGACTGCATGGATCGCCGCCAATCCGGACAAGCGCGCCTGCAATTTCCAGATCAGGAATCCGGACGACTACCGCGTCGCCCGCCTGATGAAGCGGTGGTTCGCACAGATCCAGCAGGGCTGGGTGCAGCCGACCACATGGCGCCGGCTGCATCGCACCGCCTATGCGCTGCGCCGCGACGTATTCGACCGGGTGGGACCGCTCGATCGTTTCGGGCAGTTCGGTCCCCCGCTGCTCTCGGCCCGCTTGCACCAGCGCAATATCGCTATCGCGACGCTACCCAATTCGGGCTTGCTGCACGAAGACTCGCCCGACATTACCGTCCACATCGACGATACCGCCGACTATGTGCGGGGCGAGCTGGCTGCGCGTACTGCTGCGAGCGATGCCGAGTTCTTCGAGACCTATTTCGGACCGTCGCCGTTCCACGGCACCAATCCGATCGTACCGGCCGGCGCGGCCTTGCGTCTCGCGCGCGGTCTCTTGGCCGCCGCGTGGCGACAACCCGGCGCCGCAGCCTCCCTGCTGCGCCAGGCGCTTCGCCTCCTGCCCTCGCTCGTCCCGCTGCGTGTGCGACAGGCCTGGTTGACCGCGATGATCAGGCTCGACGCTTTTCTGCTCATGCGCCTGCCGTTGTCGGGCGCGCTGACCTGGACGTTGTTCCGGGATTCGCATGGATACATCGTCCGTGCCGAGCAGATGAAATGGATGGCGAGCAATGCTCTGCCTCCGCTCGTGGAGAGCCAGGACATCGGCGCGGTTGCGCTGACCCGGCACGCGATCACCAGCCTGCATGCGCTGGAGTATGTCGGCGGCACCCCGCTGCGCTGGACGCATCCTGCCTGCCTCCTGCGCCTCGCTGCCGGCCGCAAGGTGACGGTGAAGCTCGAGACGCGAAACCTGCGTCCGGGACTTGCGGCGCACCATCTCCAGGCCGTTGCGCTCGGCGGCAAGCCGGCAACGATCGAGGTCGATGCGGACGGCCGCGCCTGGCTGCGCGTCGAAACCCCGTCGACGGCCTCAGGCATCGCCGACCTCGTGCTGATCGCACCCGAGCTGGTCGAGCCGGCGGTCGCGGGCGAACCCGGCCGCCGCCTCGGCCTGCCGCTGTTCGGCGTCAGCGTCGAATTCGGCTAG
- a CDS encoding heme-binding protein, with amino-acid sequence MAELTLDIARKILDAAFAKAGQLKLKPLVVTILDARGVIKLAAAQDGTSLMRAEIAHGKAYGALAMGLGSRALFQRAQEQPYFIDAMNTLAKGALVPVPGGVLIQDGTTLLGAVGISGDTSDNDEACAIAGIEAAGLKANAG; translated from the coding sequence ATGGCTGAACTCACCCTCGACATCGCCCGCAAGATCCTGGACGCCGCCTTCGCCAAGGCGGGCCAGCTCAAGCTGAAACCGCTCGTCGTCACCATTCTGGACGCCCGCGGCGTCATCAAGCTCGCCGCAGCGCAGGACGGCACCAGCCTGATGCGCGCCGAGATCGCGCACGGCAAGGCCTATGGCGCGCTCGCCATGGGCCTCGGTTCGCGCGCGCTGTTCCAGCGTGCCCAGGAGCAGCCCTATTTCATCGACGCCATGAACACGCTGGCGAAGGGCGCGCTCGTCCCGGTGCCCGGCGGCGTCCTGATCCAGGACGGCACCACGCTGCTCGGCGCCGTCGGCATCTCCGGCGACACGTCCGACAATGACGAGGCCTGCGCCATCGCCGGCATCGAGGCCGCGGGGCTGAAGGCGAACGCGGGCTAA
- a CDS encoding tripartite tricarboxylate transporter TctB family protein, giving the protein MSQTDIEIVVDDPTAPEDDSPSVVSTRTIEIVVSLLLLALAVTLGYDNWRTGISWDSTGPEPGYFPFYLSVILGGGSLYGLLSALLSQRAASESFVTRAQFRRVLAVFVPTLLFCLVMQFLGLYVASFLLVAGFMRLVGKIALWKSLLTAFVFTAIMFVTFDIAFDVIMPKGPLEAAFGG; this is encoded by the coding sequence ATGTCCCAAACCGATATCGAAATCGTCGTCGACGATCCGACCGCGCCCGAAGACGACTCGCCCAGTGTCGTCAGCACGCGAACGATCGAGATCGTCGTCTCGCTGCTCCTGCTCGCGCTCGCCGTCACGCTCGGCTACGACAATTGGCGCACCGGCATCTCCTGGGATTCCACCGGGCCCGAGCCCGGCTATTTCCCGTTCTATTTGTCCGTCATCCTCGGCGGCGGAAGCCTCTACGGCCTTCTCAGCGCGCTGTTGTCGCAGCGGGCTGCGTCCGAATCGTTTGTCACCCGCGCGCAGTTTCGCCGCGTGCTGGCAGTGTTCGTGCCGACGCTGCTGTTCTGCCTGGTGATGCAGTTCCTCGGGCTTTACGTTGCGAGCTTCCTCCTGGTCGCGGGCTTCATGCGGCTGGTCGGCAAGATCGCGCTGTGGAAGTCGCTGCTCACTGCCTTCGTGTTCACGGCGATCATGTTCGTCACGTTCGATATCGCCTTCGACGTCATCATGCCGAAGGGACCGCTCGAAGCGGCCTTCGGTGGTTAA
- a CDS encoding tripartite tricarboxylate transporter substrate binding protein yields MKAAIALAAALCSAPASAGWEPTKPVEIVVAAGAGGASDQMARMMQAAIQKNNLMKQPMVVSLKGGASGAEALMYMKTSEGDANKVLIAYSLIYMLPLSAKIPFNWRELTPVSVIALDQFVLWDNAGGPKTVKDFIAAAKAASSPFKMGGTGSKREDHVLTVFMEQKTGAKFSYLPYKSGGEAATQLVGNHTESNVNNPSENLEVWRAGQVRPLCVFDKERISYTTKVTEAQSWHDIPTCKEEGLDIQYLMLRAMFLPGKVTPEQQAFYVDLFHKVTQTAEYKEYMEKQALKPIFLTGKDMVQFLEEDDQLNKSLMTEAGFVAK; encoded by the coding sequence ATGAAGGCCGCAATCGCGCTGGCAGCCGCGCTGTGCAGTGCGCCGGCTTCTGCCGGCTGGGAACCGACAAAGCCCGTCGAAATCGTGGTCGCCGCCGGCGCCGGCGGGGCGTCCGACCAGATGGCGCGGATGATGCAAGCCGCGATCCAGAAGAACAATCTGATGAAGCAGCCGATGGTGGTCTCGCTCAAGGGCGGGGCCTCCGGCGCCGAAGCCTTGATGTACATGAAGACCAGCGAGGGCGACGCCAACAAGGTGCTGATCGCCTATTCGCTGATCTACATGTTGCCGTTGTCGGCAAAAATCCCGTTCAACTGGCGCGAGCTGACGCCGGTTTCGGTGATCGCGCTCGACCAGTTCGTGCTCTGGGACAACGCCGGCGGACCGAAGACGGTGAAGGACTTCATCGCGGCGGCGAAGGCGGCAAGCAGCCCGTTCAAGATGGGCGGCACCGGCTCGAAGCGCGAGGACCACGTGCTGACCGTCTTCATGGAGCAGAAGACCGGCGCAAAGTTCTCCTATCTGCCCTACAAGTCCGGCGGCGAGGCTGCGACCCAGCTCGTCGGCAATCACACTGAGTCCAACGTCAACAATCCATCCGAAAATCTCGAAGTCTGGCGCGCCGGCCAGGTTCGTCCGCTCTGCGTGTTCGACAAGGAGCGCATCTCCTACACCACCAAGGTGACGGAGGCGCAGTCCTGGCACGACATCCCGACCTGCAAGGAGGAGGGGCTGGACATCCAGTACCTGATGCTGCGGGCGATGTTCCTGCCCGGCAAGGTCACGCCGGAGCAGCAGGCGTTCTACGTCGATCTCTTCCACAAGGTGACGCAGACGGCTGAGTACAAGGAGTATATGGAGAAGCAGGCGCTGAAGCCGATCTTCCTCACCGGCAAGGACATGGTGCAGTTTCTCGAAGAGGACGACCAGCTCAACAAGTCGCTGATGACGGAAGCGGGTTTCGTTGCGAAGTAA
- a CDS encoding FAD-binding and (Fe-S)-binding domain-containing protein, with protein sequence MAAEAAEKSRKSAQRDAQAGAQASALATRLAREITGEVLFDAFSRGRYATDASFYQIMPLGVVVPRSMDEALRALAIGRDEGRIVTPRGGGTSQCGQTINDGLVVDFSKHLNRILSLDVEGRSCVVEPGIVLDDLNRQLKKHGLWFPVDVSTASRATIGGMAGNNSCGGRSLRYGTMRDNTLSMEAALADGTLMRFSEVPRDLADVNASDPARALFRDMLDLGAREAGEIAERFPKVQRRVGGYNLDALVPRNAPNNMAHLLVGSEGTLAFTTKVELKLWPVIRNKVLGVCHFGSFYEAMDAAQHLVKLKPIAVELVDRTMIALGREIAMFRPIIGAAIKGDPDAVLVVEFAEEDQADNLQRLKQLTELMGDLGFGWDNDKRKWGGVVEITEPALQSGIADFRAAGLNVMMSMKEAGKPVSFVEDCAVPLPHLADYTARLNEVFARHGTSGTMYAHASEGCLHVRPVLNLKLEKDVKAMRAIAEEAFAMVREYKGSHSGEHGDGLVRSEFHETMFGPRLVADFREVKHRFDPGNVLNPGKIVDAPNMDDRSLFRYSPDYRVDELKTRLDWSAYPGAGGGFQGAVEMCNNNGACRKLEGGVMCPSYRATRDEKDVTRGRANTLRLAISGQLGPDALTSDEMMETLKLCVSCKACRHECPTGVDMAKMKIEVLAARVASNGLTLRDRLVGYLPRYAGLAARFAPPVNLRNRSRLLRKLFERFSGISARRALPAFRRDVFTPPAVVVGPENGREVVLFTDTFNRIYERENLDAALRVLSAGRYRVHLPKPVSGSRPLCCGRTFLSAGLVDEARAELDRLVAAFAPFAARGVPIIGLEPSCLLTLRDELMSLRTDDDAKAVSAQAFTFEEFLVREAKGGLLQLRLAPLADKALVHGHCHQKSFGAFTPVQQALRLIPELEVETVESSCCGMAGAFGYGADTYDASIEMAELSLLPAVRNADKHTLIVADGTSCRHQIHDGTQREALHVARVIAMSIARAQPNSTISSVVKDPTHG encoded by the coding sequence ATGGCGGCTGAGGCGGCCGAAAAATCACGAAAATCGGCCCAAAGAGACGCCCAAGCAGGCGCCCAAGCAAGCGCCCTTGCCACGCGTCTTGCCCGTGAAATCACGGGTGAGGTGCTGTTCGACGCATTCAGCCGCGGCCGCTATGCCACCGACGCCTCGTTCTACCAGATCATGCCACTCGGGGTCGTGGTGCCCCGCAGCATGGACGAGGCGCTCCGTGCCCTCGCGATCGGCCGGGATGAGGGGCGGATCGTCACCCCGAGGGGTGGCGGCACCTCGCAATGCGGCCAGACCATCAATGACGGCCTCGTGGTCGATTTCTCAAAACACCTGAACCGCATCCTGTCGCTCGACGTCGAAGGCCGTAGCTGCGTGGTCGAGCCCGGCATCGTGCTCGACGACCTCAACCGCCAGCTCAAAAAGCACGGCCTCTGGTTCCCGGTCGACGTCTCCACGGCCTCACGCGCCACCATCGGCGGCATGGCCGGCAACAATTCCTGCGGCGGGCGCTCGCTACGCTACGGCACCATGCGTGACAACACGCTGTCGATGGAGGCAGCGCTCGCCGACGGCACGCTTATGCGGTTCAGCGAGGTGCCGCGCGATCTCGCCGATGTGAACGCGAGCGATCCCGCGCGCGCCTTGTTCCGCGACATGCTCGATCTCGGTGCGCGCGAGGCCGGTGAGATCGCGGAACGGTTCCCAAAGGTGCAGCGTCGCGTTGGCGGCTACAATCTCGATGCGCTGGTGCCGCGCAACGCGCCGAACAACATGGCGCATCTCCTGGTCGGCTCGGAAGGCACGCTCGCCTTCACCACCAAGGTCGAGCTGAAACTGTGGCCCGTGATCCGCAACAAGGTGCTCGGCGTCTGCCACTTCGGCAGCTTTTACGAGGCGATGGATGCGGCCCAGCATCTGGTCAAGCTGAAGCCGATCGCGGTCGAGCTCGTCGATCGCACCATGATTGCGCTCGGCCGCGAAATCGCGATGTTCAGGCCCATCATCGGCGCCGCCATCAAGGGCGATCCGGACGCCGTGCTGGTGGTCGAGTTTGCCGAAGAGGATCAGGCTGACAATCTTCAGCGCCTGAAGCAGCTCACCGAGCTGATGGGCGACCTCGGCTTCGGCTGGGACAACGACAAGCGCAAATGGGGCGGCGTGGTCGAGATCACGGAACCGGCGCTCCAGAGCGGCATCGCCGATTTCCGCGCCGCTGGCCTCAACGTCATGATGTCGATGAAGGAAGCCGGCAAGCCGGTTTCCTTCGTCGAGGACTGCGCGGTGCCGCTGCCGCATCTTGCCGACTACACCGCGCGGCTGAACGAAGTGTTTGCCCGGCACGGCACCAGCGGCACCATGTATGCACATGCCTCCGAGGGCTGCCTTCATGTCCGTCCCGTACTGAACCTGAAGCTGGAGAAGGACGTGAAGGCGATGCGCGCCATTGCGGAGGAAGCCTTCGCAATGGTGCGCGAATACAAGGGCTCGCATTCCGGCGAACATGGCGACGGCCTGGTGCGCTCGGAATTCCACGAGACCATGTTCGGCCCCCGCCTCGTTGCCGACTTCAGGGAAGTGAAGCACCGCTTCGATCCCGGCAACGTTCTGAACCCCGGCAAGATCGTCGACGCGCCTAACATGGATGACCGGTCGCTGTTTCGTTACAGCCCGGACTATCGCGTGGACGAGTTGAAGACACGTCTCGACTGGTCCGCCTATCCCGGCGCCGGCGGCGGTTTCCAGGGCGCGGTCGAAATGTGCAACAACAATGGCGCCTGCCGCAAGCTCGAGGGCGGCGTGATGTGTCCGTCCTATCGCGCGACGCGCGACGAGAAAGACGTCACGCGTGGCCGCGCCAACACGCTGCGGCTCGCGATTTCCGGCCAGTTGGGACCGGACGCGCTGACATCCGACGAAATGATGGAGACGCTGAAGCTTTGCGTGTCCTGCAAGGCCTGCCGCCACGAATGCCCGACCGGCGTCGACATGGCCAAGATGAAGATCGAGGTGCTGGCCGCCCGCGTCGCGTCGAACGGCCTGACATTGCGCGACCGGCTGGTCGGCTATCTCCCGCGCTATGCCGGCCTCGCCGCGCGCTTTGCGCCACCGGTCAACCTGCGCAACCGCAGCCGCCTACTCAGGAAGTTGTTCGAGCGTTTTTCCGGCATCAGCGCCCGCCGCGCCCTGCCTGCCTTCCGCCGTGACGTGTTTACGCCCCCGGCTGTAGTGGTGGGCCCGGAGAACGGTCGCGAGGTCGTGCTGTTCACTGACACCTTCAACCGAATCTATGAGCGCGAGAATCTCGACGCCGCGTTGCGTGTTCTGTCGGCAGGCCGCTACCGCGTGCATTTGCCGAAACCGGTGAGCGGGAGCCGCCCGCTCTGTTGCGGCCGCACCTTCCTCTCCGCGGGTCTCGTCGATGAGGCTCGCGCCGAACTCGATCGGCTGGTTGCGGCCTTCGCGCCATTTGCCGCGCGCGGCGTGCCGATCATCGGTCTCGAGCCGAGCTGCCTGCTGACGCTGCGCGACGAGTTGATGTCACTACGCACGGACGACGACGCCAAGGCCGTCAGCGCTCAAGCCTTCACCTTCGAGGAGTTTCTGGTGCGCGAGGCGAAAGGCGGCCTCCTGCAATTGCGGCTTGCTCCCCTCGCGGACAAGGCGCTCGTGCATGGCCACTGCCATCAGAAATCGTTTGGTGCCTTCACGCCAGTCCAGCAGGCGCTCAGACTCATTCCCGAGCTAGAGGTCGAAACCGTGGAATCGTCCTGTTGCGGCATGGCCGGCGCCTTCGGTTATGGCGCGGACACCTACGACGCATCCATCGAAATGGCCGAGCTATCGTTACTCCCCGCCGTTCGCAATGCGGACAAACATACGCTGATCGTCGCCGACGGCACCTCCTGCCGCCATCAGATTCACGACGGTACGCAGCGCGAAGCTCTTCACGTAGCGCGCGTTATCGCGATGAGCATCGCACGCGCGCAGCCGAACTCCACCATATCTTCTGTTGTAAAGGACCCCACCCATGGCTGA
- a CDS encoding alanine--glyoxylate aminotransferase family protein produces the protein MTVHTGRHFLQIPGPTNVPDRVLRAMDMPTLDHRGPEFAELGFAVLASIQRVFRTKQPVIIYPSSGTGAWEAAMVNVLAPGDKVLMCETGQFAVLWRGIADKFKLEVDFIPSDWRHGADLVEMEQRLAADKQHKIKAVCVVHNETSTGCVTPPLEVRKLLDRVKHPALLMVDTISGLGSLEYEHDAWGIDVSVAGSQKGLMLPPGLGFNAVSEKALATAKANPGMRSYWDWQEVITFNKLGTFPYTPATNLLMGLREAVKMLEEEGLENVWTRHKRHSAATRAAIKVWGLETQCLDPNAHSPALTGVRVPDGHDADAFRKVVLENFDMSLGTGLNKVKGKVFRIGHIGHFNDLMLMGTLAGVEMGLDLAKIPHRSGGVLAAMEVLKGRDVVPMAKAQVA, from the coding sequence ATGACCGTGCATACTGGAAGGCATTTTCTCCAGATTCCAGGACCGACCAACGTGCCCGACCGGGTGCTGCGGGCCATGGATATGCCGACCCTGGACCATCGCGGTCCGGAGTTCGCCGAGCTCGGCTTTGCGGTGCTGGCCTCGATCCAGCGGGTGTTCCGCACCAAGCAACCCGTGATCATCTATCCTTCGTCCGGGACCGGTGCCTGGGAAGCGGCGATGGTCAACGTGCTCGCCCCCGGCGACAAGGTGCTGATGTGCGAGACCGGCCAGTTCGCCGTGCTCTGGCGCGGCATCGCCGACAAGTTCAAGCTCGAGGTCGATTTCATCCCGAGCGACTGGCGCCACGGTGCCGACCTCGTCGAGATGGAGCAGCGGCTCGCGGCCGACAAGCAGCACAAGATCAAGGCCGTCTGCGTCGTTCATAACGAGACCTCGACCGGCTGCGTGACGCCGCCATTGGAAGTGCGCAAGCTGCTCGACCGCGTCAAGCATCCGGCGCTGCTCATGGTCGACACCATCTCCGGCCTCGGCTCGCTCGAATATGAGCACGACGCCTGGGGCATCGACGTCTCGGTCGCGGGCTCCCAGAAGGGGCTGATGTTGCCGCCGGGCCTCGGCTTCAACGCCGTCTCGGAAAAGGCGCTCGCAACCGCCAAGGCCAATCCCGGCATGCGCTCCTATTGGGACTGGCAGGAGGTCATCACCTTCAACAAGCTCGGCACCTTCCCCTATACGCCCGCGACCAATCTGCTGATGGGCCTGCGCGAAGCCGTCAAGATGCTGGAGGAGGAGGGGCTCGAGAACGTGTGGACCCGCCACAAGCGCCACAGCGCTGCGACCCGCGCGGCGATCAAGGTCTGGGGTCTCGAGACGCAGTGCCTCGATCCCAACGCGCATTCGCCGGCGCTGACCGGCGTGCGCGTGCCCGACGGCCATGACGCCGACGCCTTCCGCAAGGTGGTGCTCGAAAACTTCGACATGTCGCTCGGCACCGGCCTGAACAAGGTCAAGGGCAAGGTGTTCCGCATCGGTCATATCGGGCACTTCAACGACCTCATGCTGATGGGAACGCTGGCCGGCGTCGAGATGGGTCTCGATCTCGCCAAGATCCCGCATCGCTCCGGCGGAGTGCTGGCGGCCATGGAGGTCCTGAAGGGACGCGACGTGGTGCCGATGGCAAAGGCTCAGGTCGCCTGA
- a CDS encoding enoyl-CoA hydratase/isomerase family protein, with amino-acid sequence MNAPATTSEDLLYSVADGIARITFNRPQARNALTFAMYERMAEICLEINADRSIKALILTGAGDKAFASGTDISQFRAFKTAQDALDYEARIDRVLGTLEQCRVPVIAAIAGACTGGGAGIAACCDIRIGTETTRMGFPIARTLGNCLSMSNISRVVSLVGPARTKDLIFKARLVEAPEALALGLLNEVVPDVATLQRRADETAKLVASHAPLTLEATKEAVRRIRRTLSREEGEDLILKAYMSEDFREGMDAFLNKRTPNWKGK; translated from the coding sequence ATGAACGCACCAGCGACCACCAGCGAAGACCTGCTCTACTCCGTCGCGGACGGCATCGCGCGGATCACCTTCAACCGTCCGCAGGCGCGCAACGCACTAACCTTCGCCATGTATGAGCGCATGGCGGAGATCTGCCTGGAGATCAACGCCGACCGTTCGATCAAGGCGCTGATCCTCACCGGCGCCGGCGACAAGGCGTTTGCCTCCGGCACCGACATCTCGCAGTTCCGCGCCTTCAAGACCGCGCAGGACGCACTCGACTACGAGGCGCGGATCGACCGCGTGCTCGGCACGCTTGAGCAGTGTCGCGTACCCGTCATCGCGGCGATCGCCGGCGCCTGCACCGGCGGCGGCGCCGGCATTGCGGCGTGCTGCGATATCCGCATCGGCACCGAGACGACCCGGATGGGATTTCCGATCGCGCGCACGCTCGGCAACTGCCTGTCGATGTCCAACATCAGCCGCGTCGTCTCGCTGGTCGGGCCGGCCCGGACCAAGGATCTGATCTTCAAGGCGCGCCTGGTCGAAGCGCCGGAAGCGCTCGCGCTCGGCCTGCTTAACGAAGTGGTGCCCGACGTTGCGACACTCCAGCGTCGTGCGGACGAGACCGCAAAGCTCGTCGCGAGCCACGCACCGCTCACGCTGGAAGCGACCAAGGAGGCGGTGCGCCGCATCCGCCGGACGCTGTCGCGCGAGGAAGGCGAGGATCTGATCCTCAAGGCCTATATGAGCGAAGATTTCCGCGAAGGCATGGACGCCTTTCTCAACAAGCGCACGCCCAACTGGAAGGGCAAGTAG